The Alnus glutinosa chromosome 8, dhAlnGlut1.1, whole genome shotgun sequence DNA segment CAGACCCTTGGAACCCTCCAGGCTTCAGGACGTGTATGGAGGTGCGATTTGGGCTTAGGGAATTTTTTCTGAGCCCAACGCTTTTTCCACTTCTTACGCCCAACACCTTTGGGTTTAAAGCCAGGCCCACACATTTTAGCCATTCAGGAACACTAATCAGAGCTCGGTCCACCTCAGCCTTCCAATTCATAAGATGGGCTTGCGATGTCCTTTTTCCTGTTAGCTTGTCCTCCCCCACGCGATTTTCACCAAAATGGCAAGCAAGCTAGCCTTGAGCAGTAGAACCAAGCTATGTGTCAGACTGAGACGGTGCCATCACGTTCTCTCAAGCACAACGGTCCTTACCCAATGGTTCCCCTGACCTCCCCATCGTCTTCTCCGCTTCTGAGGGGCTGGCCGCTGAAAGCAGGACCTCCGCATAAGATGGCGCAAGATCTTTGCCAAACAACCCAGTTCCTCCGGTAATAGTATATCTCTGGACCAGCCCTGGCTCAACCAATTTCCCAGTCTTCCTCAGCACCGACGACGAAGGAACAAGCCTAGATCCAACTgaagctataaaaaaaacaataacctTACCCAACTCAGCCGCGAAACGGCTCCAGCCCCGCCCTTCACGGCCCTCGGGAATCAAAATGATCCCTCTCCGGCCACCCACAGCATAGTATTAGACTGCCACCTCAAAGAATCTGTCAGCTGGATTACTCCGTAACATGGGATGAACAATGGTTAATTGGATAATATGTGGGTGTGTATGGTGTTATAGGAGAGTATTTGAAGTACCCTGGATCTCTTAATGTCAGGATTATTCAAAgaaccctaaaaaaatttccaaacaaCTACAAGAATTAtctaataattttcttcttgatattatttcattcttcaatatctTATTTATTGGGTTACAAAGCTGGAAATACGAAaacgataaataaataaatattactaaacCTAATGGGATAATTAATTCCCATATTTTCGTCCTAATAAAAAACCTAACCTATTGGGATATAATTATCTTAAATTagggattcttgctttatgagcaagaatccaaatccttaaatatattttatttagtcaTCGAGtcataatatataatttcatgAATGCCCTCTCACATAACCCTAGCCCCTAGGTACGTAACATACCACATCACCTAACAATGAGAACCTTCAACCCCTCCCTAAAAGAATTCATGAACTCCTTATCCCCTAGATACCACTCTTCATCATCAAAGCCAACCATACTAAGTATGAGCTCCCAAAAATACCAACCTAGAGAAACTCCTCCTTTCTTCCACTCTTACTACCGAGGCTCTTTCTACCACCGAAAACACGAAAGTTTTAGCCTCCACAAAACACCACCTCCCCATCTGACGGATCAGCATGAAAGATATATAAGTTTTCTTTTCTACATGGATGATAGTGTTATTACCGATTGTACTACATCAATTGGAAAGGTGACTTATATAAATGATGTAggttgttagaatattgattaaatgattaaatttacattttttttatcagtttaaaattttgatatcTGAGCCAAAAGTCCTGAATTTGAACAATGTCTTCGCCATTTCCtattaatttgagattttgaaataagtggttGATATGAAACTTTTATTTATAGATCCTACTTTCATATTTAAGTTTTAGGATTCTCTGCTGATAAATAGTTTTGCGGTTCTTAAACATTGTGAAAATTGTGATGCTATATTATAGAAACACAATTTTACTATAACTAAGAACTTGCAAATTTGGGATGGTCAGAAGGCATgtctctaaaaaagaaaaaaagaaaatcattgcTAATGCTTTTGCATTTGGTATAGCTTTTCCTAATTTTTCTCAATTGTTTTTGTTCACCAATTTCTCATAAATTTTTAGACTTTAGCATGCATGCACCAATAAATGAAATGTGTGAGCTAGCAGTACCAATAAACGATGCATCAGGCTTTGCCTAAGAATTCATCAGGCTTTGCCTAATAATGCATCAGGCTTGAACAAATGATGGCTGGAATCCACCTGTGGCCTCCTACATAGTTGTCTAGCTGGATCTAATAATGTTtataagtttatttttaaaagggaCGGTGAAGATATAATCGATCACATATTTATTATAGTCTTAGTCAAAATTGTTAAAACTGTATTGTGTGAGTGAGCAGTACCAATAAATGACTTGTTTCATTTGTCGAAATTGTGTACCAACTCATCCTTTCCTCTCTCACTTGAAAGTAGTGTAGATTTCTTCCTTCTCTGTTTTGATGAATATCAACTTGAAAGTAGTTACTAATCTTTTGTTGCTTTTAACCCAGAATCGAACAATCTTTATATAAATTGTGGTGGACCAACAGTAACTATAAATGGAAGTCCTCCATATTATGAAGATGCTGATACAGAAAATGGAGCTTCACACCTCCACCAAATTTCAGAAAACTGGGCATTTAGCAGCACTGGTAACTTCATGGATAATGGTGACGATGACACTTATATTGTGTCAAATTCATCCAGGCTCTCTATGACCAACCCTAAATTGTACATGAATGCACGCCTTTCTcctatttctcttacttattaTGCTTTTTGTTTGAGAAATGGAAATTACAAAGTAAACCTCCATTTTGCGGAGATAATGTTCACTGATGACAAAACATATAGAAGCTTGGGAAGGCGTATATTTGATATTTACATTCAGGTAGTTATTACAATATACTTCCACTTTCATCAAGCAATTTTCAATTACTCAAGTAGGTTTTAGCATGAAAGGGTTGACATAAATGGATTATAATATTGTAGGGAGAGTTGGTATTGAAGGATTTCAACATTGTAAAAGAGGCTGGTGGAGTGGGTAAGGCAGTTATAAAAACTTTTACAGCTGCtgtgaataataataataccttGGAGATTCGTTTCTACTGGGCTGGGAAGGGCACAACTGATATCCCGAACAAAGGAGTCTATGGTCCTCTTATTTCAGCTATTTCTGTGGTTAATTCTGGtaggttttatgttttatgaatttgTTTTAACTCTAATGGTTTGAAAGTGAACCTTCCTCAGACTTACTTATATCTGAGCATTTAAACGAGCATGATGCTAATTATATTTCATTAATTTCCTTAAAGTATTTGAGTTGAaccttttaatttgtttatggtATCATAGATCGATGTATTTGTCTTTTTTGTCcacattttatgattttattttatattttttcagtTTGATGTGTACTACTTCAGGAAATGATATTCAAAAATCATATTGATGAATAAGAGAATGAAATCCTGTTCttgtttattttcattataacTCTTACGTTTTTCCTTCAAACCGATTATATATCAGAAAATGGAACTGGTATATCTCTGGGTGCAATGGTCGGGATTGTCGTTGCTGGAGCTTTTGTTATATTTGCAATTGGTATCGTCGGGTGGAAATGTCGTGAACAGAAAAATAAGATGGAACAAGGTATTTGCAAGGAAATTAATATTGTTATtatatagataaatatttatttttgatatgtTCTTTGGATTCTTTTTTCtgtttagtttatatttttttccccaTTGAGCACTTTGCATGTGTTCAATGGAAATGATAGATTatctccaaaccctaattcttTCAAGTGGAAACAGCTCACTTACTCATCATCTATTTGGTTACAATATGCTTTAAAATGTGTCAAACTATGAGGAATGTcaagaatttttcaattttcttagaCATGCTTTCATATCTGACTTGGTATCTTCCTCAGATTTAAAGGGTTTGAACTTGCAAACTGGTACGTTCACCTTAAGGCAAATCAAAGCTGCAACAAACAACTTTGATGCTTCAAATAAAATTGGGGAAGGTGGTTTTGGTTCTGTTTATAAGGTATTTGTAGAATAAATAGTTTCTTTTCATTGAATCTCTCTTATTgtagttctttctttttgaagtGTTCCTTACTCATATATGACAAAATTTTATGTTTCCCAAATGCAGGGCCTTCTGTCAGATGGCACCATAATTGCAGTCAAACAGCTCTCTTCCAAATCAAAGCAAGGAAATCGTGAGTTTGTGAATGAGATAGGCATGATTTCTGCTTTGCAACACCCTCATCTTGTTAAGCTCTATGGATGCTGTATTGAAGGAAATCAATTGTTGCTAGTATACGAGTACATGGAAAATAATAGTCTCGCTCGTGCTTTGTTTGGTAAACTTTTACCTTCACGAACTtcattgtttttgttgtgtATTTTTTGTAATTGGCGTGCCcatcatttattgttttttattaatttgattGATTAAAGGGCCAGAAGAATATGGGTTGAAATTGGATTGGCCAATGAGACAAAAGATTTGTGTTGGAATAGCAAGAGGTTTGGCCTTTCTCCATGAAGAATCGACACTGAAGATTGTTCATAGAGACATCAAGGCTACTAATGTCTTGCTTGATAAAAATCTCAACCCAAAGATATCTGACTTTGGTTTGGCCAAACTTGATGAAGAGGATAATACCCACATAAGCACCCGAGTTGCTGGAACTTAGTGAGTTGCtctatattaatttaatatcacaatgttttgtattatcttttttcttgtttctatgTGATGCCAGTAGACTAAAAGAAGgagagaacaaaaagaaaattgaaatggaAAATGTTATTTGCACTACACTAACACAATAGgggcacaacaccccctcacatgggggtggcccTGTTGTGTTGGTGTAGTGCAACAATCAACCCCCAATTGAAAATAGAGGAATTGTTAGTCAAGTTCAATAGTACCAAAAAATTTCAGCTTGAGAAATTTcattgtttgaattgtttaacAAGCTAACTTGATTACTTCATGGTACTGATTTTTGTTTACCCATGCCATTAAGACacgaataaaaaataaataaaataaaaaggaagaagaagaagaagaagaaggaagaaggaagaagaaagaagaagaagaataaaagagaagaaaaagaaggcacATATAGAAATTATTGCCCTTAATATCAGCAATTTTACAAAATCTTGATGCTGAAAATGTTACCCATTGTTTTGTGATTTGCTAGTGGATATATGGCACCTGAATATGCATTGCGGGGTTATTTAACCGATAAAGCAGATGTTTATAGTTTTGGAGTTGTTGCCTTGGAAATCGTCAGTGGGAGGACCAACACCAGTTACCGGGCAAAGGAGGAATCTTTCCAACTTCTTGATTGGGTAATTTGaatatctttctttcttgcatttatttcttttgaactCTTGGTTAATTTTTATTCTCCTTGTGTTTGTCAATCTTAACATGTAGATTAGGGAATTGTCTCATGATGAATATCCAGATGTCATATTTGCAGAGCAAGAAAGTTGACAAGGTTTCGGACCAGTAGCATGTTGTTGCTAATTAGACTTGTCTAAGATATTTTCTTAGTGTCTTAATTTCTGGCCCAATCCCTAGTCTTTTTCCAAGTTTAAGGCTATAATTTTATACACTGCTCCTATCTCTCTGTTTTCAGGCACTTCttttgaaagagaaagagagtttaTTGGAACTAGTGGATCCAAGGTTGGGCTCAAACTACAATAAAGAAGAGGTCATGGTGATGATCAATGTGGGTCTCCTATGCGCCAATGCTTCAGCAGCAGTTAGGCCTACCATGTCTGCAGTGGTGAGCATGCTTGAGGGCGACGTTGTTGTTCCAAGGTTGGTTTCAGATCCAAGTGTCTCAAATAATGAAATGAAAGAGGCAATGTGGCAGAAATATCAACAAAGCAAACAACAGAATAGGAGTGGGAGCCAGAAAGAGAGTATCTCAACGGATGGCCCATGGACTGCTTCTTCTAACTCTGCCGCTGATCTATATCCAGTCAATTTGGATTCTGATTACTTGGAGAAAAGATCTTTGAGAAGTTGAAGAAGCTCCATCTCTCAGTTTGGTCGTCAATATAAATCTTAACTTGCAATGGTTTGtggtatatttttcatttttattttacaagttCTCTCGGATTATCCTTGTGAAAGAAAAAGACATGATTACATGGATCAAACTCATTAATgtgctattattattattattattattattattatgggaTAGTATTTTAGTTTCACAAAACTCCTAGCCACATAGGCATCATTATTTGCTTGTGATTTTGTCTTGTACAATGTTTTCATTCAAATCCTATTAAGGTAATGACAATTAGCATGCATTAAAActgttttaactttttttttagaaaatcaaCCCTAGCTGCATAATTAGGGGTAATTCTATCCAAATCAAAATAGATGTGCTATATACATCCTCCCTTTGTTCGTCTCTATCTTCtcactttttcaaaattactattgaatttatgggGTCTATGTGTGGGTACTTGTAGGCCCCACTAGGTGTGAAAATGTGGGCGTATAACAACCATCTGCATTCGCTATCCGCACTTAACTGCTATCCGCTATCTGCATATACGGATGTGAAAAGCGGTTTTCGGGTATGCGGATGTGGTTAATAACCGCACCcgcattccctttatatataatatatatatatttgattaaatGCACTAAAATAATGTCGTTTTGAACTATGGTTGATAatcgtgaattgtgtaacaagtaaaatcttaatttacTTAAGCTTGCATGTAGTAATAACatgcattatttaatcttgtatATAGATTTTAAATAGTAATTCAAAACGCTCATTACCTCATATGTAGATAGCGAATAATAACTGCATTTAATAACCATAagcattccctttatatataatatatatatatttgattaaatGCACTAAAATAATGTCGTTTTGAACTATGGTTGATAatcgtgaattgtgtaacaagtaaaatcttaatttacTTAAGCTTGCATGTAGTAATAACatgcattatttaatcttgtatATAGATTTTAAATAGTAATTCAAAACGCTCAATACCTCATATGTAGATAGCGAATAATAACTGCATTTAATAACTATAATAATCGCACAGATGCggatacctaaaagtgataacaGCATTATGCAGATGCAAATgcggatattgctaataactgcatatgcattttcacccctaagcCCCACAGTTGTAACTTTTAATCAATCATAATTGCACTAGGACTTAAATTCTAGTCCTTTTTGAGCTAGAGAAGAAAAACCCTAGCTAAAGAAACCTCCACATGCTTGGCCATCTCAAAAtgttttcataaaattttattgacaatacTTGTTATAGTTATTTCTGCAGAaagaagttttttaaaattaaaattgataaaaacctACCTAAGATCGACAATATGATAAAAAGGATTAAGTGAattagccatattatcaattgaaagTGAAATGTTAGAAAAACTTAAACATAAAaacttatttaataattttgcaTCTCGAAAGGTGAgaagaatgatttttaaataaaaaaagtaatatagaaattaaaataaaatattattatttaattaatatttaaatatatttttaggataagtacatatttaagaaaaaaaatatataggattaaatacatttttcgttcatgttgtttgtaatttatcaaatcacaatctcaattttaaaaactatcaaAAGAGGTACACTACAAACACCAGGCATTTTATGTCCTTTTTTTGGGTCAATTTAAACAAGCGTCATTAATTTGTAAGTTGATGTCGTTTATTTTTAAACGACGTAATTTTGACGTCCTTTATTTATTAAGGATAGaaagtttaaaaatatagaGTCCTTTTGCCATAAAGGACGTGAACTGACTTTATtgagttgtatttttttttttttttttagaataaataacattaattattgacgtcatttattaaaaatgaagtaATTTCATGACCTTTATAAAAAGGATGTGATTTCACGACCTTTCTATAAACGGAGTGAATAATTCATGTTGTTTATGTTTGTGTAAGCGACGTGAATAAACATAGTGGTTGTATTCACACTGTTTACACAATTGAAAGGGACATTAATTATTCACATACCTAAGGTTACATTGCGGACGATTATTGACATTTTGTTCACGATATCTAGTCAATGCGCAAACATTCCACGTGCAATAGGCCTCCAAGGAACCCTGATGAATCTAGAAGGGCGGTCACTCCTATCAACCTCGACGGAATCACATTGATACAGGCACAtcgatatattttattcaactctgaTGAGTTCCTTCCATTTCGCAATTGAGTatcattattaattttatatccTCTTTAGATTATATAGTTGATTGTAACTTTTAACTGTGGATTAAACATAGGATACACTTGGAGACACTAAGGCAAACACAAAATAGGGAATGCGTAAGATTTATGTTTGGTATTGGGTCTATGTAAGATTTATGTTCTATATGATAATATAAGACAAGTAAGCCTTATTTATTCCCCCATAGTTAGTTATACTGACACTATTTAACTTTTTCCAAGTATCAAGTTGACGAATTGGATGAGATTCATAGAAAATGTGTTGGGAGATAAGCCTTTATGACATGCCAAAGGGCCGATGCGGTTCGTCGTATAATATAGTTGCTATGTTATTAATGGCATGATATTTCGTATTTTGTCCCAGGATAATTGAAAGACATTTCGAGACTATGGAGAATGTGTGCCAAATGTCGATGGCCCAACCTATTACGATAAGCTAACTTGCATAATTGAGGTGCAGTGTTATGACGAGTCTTGATATGTGCTATTCAAGTGTGATTGGACTgacatagagaaaaataaggGATACAAAGAGGACTAATATGGAATCCCCCTTGTGAGTTTCAAAAGACTAATCCACATGGGGGAATGTATTATTGATGACCGTACGTATTATCTTCCCAAGTATCACAAGTATATTATGTCGAGGATGAGAGGCACCTGGGCTGGGCTATCATAGTTAGGACAAAACCAAGACACGTGTATGACGTTGGCCAGCAGGAAGGGCACATTGATGATGATGGAAACTATCATGAGATCGAGCCATGTAACCGAAACTTTAATGTGGATCCAATTGATGTTGACAATGATAATGTTAAGTGTGCACGTAATGATGTTCCCGCCATCAAAGTTCGAGTTTCAGAGTGTCAGGCaacatagtattttttttttttttttggagtaagTAAACATAGCCTTATGCTCTGTAGTTTGTATATATTTCGGTAAGCCATTTAATACTCTAATTAAATTATCTTATGCTGCCttgatgttttgtatttattatttacattattaCCTTTAACATTCTGTTAAACTATGTAGGTAGACATGGCTTCATAAGAAAACCAAAGAATTTGCCACTATCCAGATTAGTGAGAAAAAGCGCACCACCTGTGCAGATATCTGTAGCCTATGATGAGGTGTGAATTGTTTATAGAAACTCACACAAAAAGTGATGGCACCGTTGTTAATGATAAGGCCAAGGAAAAAATCCTAAGTGCAAATGTATTAtgatttcttaaaattttttaagcatcctttattttttctatcaTTTTGTCTTGTATAAATGATCTAAACAATACATAATTTTGAACTTAATTATGGGAAAAGATGGAGGAACTCATGTCGCATGATCCTCCAACATTTAGATCATGTACACAAGGCATAATACCATGGTCCCCAAAGGATATATATATGGGCAGGTAATGGGCCCTGAATATCCTAGGCGTGTCCGCATATTGGAATTGGGGCCAACACCAGGCAGATCCAACTATAGTTCGTCTAGGGTATCAACATCGGCTTCTCAAAATCCTGAACTTGTAAGTCAGGTTAATGAACTAAAAGATAAAGTGATGCATGAGAGTGAGATGGCTCAAATAAGAAAGCCGCTTGCCATGGTTTTGGAAAGGAATGCGCATTGGGGCAATGCACCGAAAAATATTCCAGACACAACATCCCCACTTGTGATCCCTAAATCATATGTGGGTAGTAGACCAGGTGAACACCCAATTGTGGTGCCCAcatgttttccttttattaatgtttttttttttctttctttgatgtTTCTATTTGGTCATGTTTATTCAGTTGTAACAACTCTGTCCAACTTTTAGCATTGTtttaactgtatttttttttttaatttttt contains these protein-coding regions:
- the LOC133874618 gene encoding probable leucine-rich repeat receptor-like serine/threonine-protein kinase At3g14840 isoform X1; this encodes MDNGDDDTYIVSNSSRLSMTNPKLYMNARLSPISLTYYAFCLRNGNYKVNLHFAEIMFTDDKTYRSLGRRIFDIYIQGELVLKDFNIVKEAGGVGKAVIKTFTAAVNNNNTLEIRFYWAGKGTTDIPNKGVYGPLISAISVVNSENGTGISLGAMVGIVVAGAFVIFAIGIVGWKCREQKNKMEQDLKGLNLQTGTFTLRQIKAATNNFDASNKIGEGGFGSVYKGLLSDGTIIAVKQLSSKSKQGNREFVNEIGMISALQHPHLVKLYGCCIEGNQLLLVYEYMENNSLARALFGPEEYGLKLDWPMRQKICVGIARGLAFLHEESTLKIVHRDIKATNVLLDKNLNPKISDFGLAKLDEEDNTHISTRVAGTYGYMAPEYALRGYLTDKADVYSFGVVALEIVSGRTNTSYRAKEESFQLLDWIRELSHDEYPDVIFAEQES
- the LOC133874618 gene encoding probable leucine-rich repeat receptor-like serine/threonine-protein kinase At3g14840 isoform X2 encodes the protein MDNGDDDTYIVSNSSRLSMTNPKLYMNARLSPISLTYYAFCLRNGNYKVNLHFAEIMFTDDKTYRSLGRRIFDIYIQGELVLKDFNIVKEAGGVGKAVIKTFTAAVNNNNTLEIRFYWAGKGTTDIPNKGVYGPLISAISVVNSENGTGISLGAMVGIVVAGAFVIFAIGIVGWKCREQKNKMEQDLKGLNLQTGTFTLRQIKAATNNFDASNKIGEGGFGSVYKGLLSDGTIIAVKQLSSKSKQGNREFVNEIGMISALQHPHLVKLYGCCIEGNQLLLVYEYMENNSLARALFGPEEYGLKLDWPMRQKICVGIARGLAFLHEESTLKIVHRDIKATNVLLDKNLNPKISDFGLAKLDEEDNTHISTRVAGTYGYMAPEYALRGYLTDKADVYSFGVVALEIVSGRTNTSYRAKEESFQLLDWALLLKEKESLLELVDPRLGSNYNKEEVMVMINVGLLCANASAAVRPTMSAVVSMLEGDVVVPRLVSDPSVSNNEMKEAMWQKYQQSKQQNRSGSQKESISTDGPWTASSNSAADLYPVNLDSDYLEKRSLRS